A portion of the Lolium rigidum isolate FL_2022 chromosome 1, APGP_CSIRO_Lrig_0.1, whole genome shotgun sequence genome contains these proteins:
- the LOC124687588 gene encoding U-box domain-containing protein 5-like has protein sequence MESNNDSGTPSCNSNLKVHSSMCSQLTMMLDKVTSILPSIEAAQPGWRAGIEELCNLYSTVDKGKLIIQNCIECSSLYLAITGEATAMRCERIKNSVRRSLFLIQNMIPSLLANQVVDIHDDLRDMKFNVDPAEEEAGKEILRMLRQSDATLELERQTFLLACSKLNLTTPKDILVERRAIKKLLNKINGNDPKKEGILNFFMYLVRTYGKEIKPEIGANNEMVNTASRMICTNSIATDNSTPHKCIPDTNSSTGRYEDQNKFTGLDTPPTELCCPISMKLMCDPVIIASGQTYERENIERWFSKGYDTCPRTQVKLQNFMITPNTCMQAVIYNWCKDHKLECTYLPELFHDYSLPSLHDISVPLIADRNRDYMFEHSNSSFSLSGASYVSSPVRETDVSKASFTHSLSSLHDISVPLIVERNTDYMDDPKSSSFAPSGSSYISSPPRVTGVSKTSFAQLYSNANCQLYLSFCNFDEKMFLNFFHELSVLPVELQRKAIEDLKNILNGENQIWQYMLSNGFIEAFLQFINNDNVRYTLQAQKTGIQFFLTFLCSSRTRIISTNWSTSESVLQLILWLLDSELKLEALLILHELLHQPSCRGSPLMASIVAPSVIGALDAGDTECLELALQIICELSSSSDIKSLLTSSDIITKLSTMLGEGNLTEHCLKILRNLCDAKEAADLIIRSEDCLGSISDHLDTGSREEQEHASVILHKVLCSRSTEGCVLVTREGVIPALVDLSVNGTEVARASSARLLRLLTESGLSPAADGVIESSPNGSICKQPISKSARYIPRKLNIFSRPRSPFVSSRLRTL, from the exons ATGGAGAGTAATAATGATAGTGGTACACCTAGTTGTAACTCTAATCTTAAG GTTCACAGCTCAATGTGCAGTCAGTTGACAATGATGTTGGATAAAGTTACTTCTATTCTTCCATCAATAGAAGCTGCTCAACCAGGATGGAGAGCGGGCATAGAGGAACTATGCAACCTATACAGCACAGTTGACAAAGGGAAACTTATTATCCAGAACTGCATTGAGTGTAGTAGTTTGTATTTG GCTATTACAGGAGAAGCAACGGCAATGCGATGTGAAAGGATTAAAAACTCTGTGAGAAGGAGCTTGTTCCTGATTCAGAATATGATCCCATCCCTGTTGGCTAATCAG GTAGTTGATATCCATGATGATCTCCGAGATATGAAATTCAATGTTGATCCAGCAGAAGAGGAAGCTGGCAAAGAGATATTGAGGATGCTTCGTCAGTCGGATGCAACACTGGAACTTGAACGGCAGACATTCCTTCTAGCATGTTCAAAGTTAAATCTGACAACACCAAAAGATATCTTAGTTGAAAGACGCGCAATAAAGAAATTACTGAATAAGATCAATGGCAATGATCCCAAGAAGGAAGGAATCCTTAATTTCTTCATGTATCTAGTCAGGACGTACGGAAAGGAAATCAAGCCTGAGATAGGTGCAAACAATGAAATGGTGAATACTGCAAGTCGAATGATATGCACAAATTCAATTGCTACTGACAACAGTACCCCTCACAAATGCATTCCAGACACAAACTCTAGTACTGGGCGATATGAAGATCAGAATAAATTTACAGGGCTTGATACACCACCTACAGAGCTCTGCTGCCCAATATCTATGAAGCTGATGTGTGATCCAGTGATAATAGCCTCTGGGCAAACCTACGAAAGAGAAAATATAGAGAGATGGTTCAGTAAAGGATATGATACGTGTCCTAGGACACAAGTGAAGTTACAAAACTTTATGATAACTCCAAATACTTGCATGCAGGCTGTAATCTACAACTGGTGCAAAGATCACAAGCTTGAATGCACTTATTTGCCTGAGCTGTTTCATGATTACTCCCTACCAAGTTTGCATGATATATCGGTGCCTCTAATAGCTGACAGAAACAGAGACTACATGTTTGAGCATAGCAATTCATCATTTTCATTATCTGGTGCTAGTTACGTATCATCCCCAGTAAGGGAAACAGATGTGTCAAAGGCTAGTTTTACCCACTCTCTATCCAGTTTGCACGATATCTCAGTGCCGCTAATTGTTGAAAGAAACACAGATTACATGGACGATCCTAAAAGTTCATCGTTTGCACCATCTGGTTCTAGTTACATATCATCCCCTCCGAGGGTGACGGGTGTGTCCAAGACTAGTTTTGCTCAGCTATATTCGAATGCCAATTGCCAGTTGTATTTGTCCTTCTGCAACTTTGATGAGAAAATGTTTCTAAATTTCTTTCATGAGCTCTCTGTGCTTCCCGTGGAACTGCAAAGGAAGGCTATAGAGGACTTGAAAAATATTCTGAATGGTGAAAATCAGATTTGGCAATATATGCTCTCGAACGGATTTATAGAAGCATTCCttcaatttattaataatgaCAATGTCAGATACACATTGCAAGCTCAGAAAACTGGAATTCAGTTTTTTCTTACGTTTCTTTGCAGCAGCAG GACCAGAATTATATCTACTAACTGGAGTACTAGTGAATCAGTACTGCAGTTGATTTTATGGCTCCTTGATTCCGAGTTGAAGCTGGAAGCTTTGCTAATACTTCACGAACTGCTGCATCAGCCAAGTTGCCGGGGATCCCCTCTCATGGCCTCTATTGTGGCTCCTTCAGTGATTGGAGCTTTGGATGCCGGAGACACCGAGTGCCTGGAGCTCGCTCTTCAGATAATCTGCGAGCTCTCATCCAGCAGTGATATAAAATCTCTACTTACTTCTTCAGACATAATCACAAAGCTGTCGACAATGCTCGGTGAAGGAAACTTGACAGAGCACTGCCTGAAGATCTTACGGAACCTATGCGATGCGAAAGAAGCCGCCGATCTTATCATCCGATCAGAAGATTGTCTTGGCTCCATTTCAGATCATCTAGACACAGGAAGCCGCGAGGAACAGGAGCATGCGTCTGTTATACTCCATAAAGTGTTATGTTCCCGCAGCACCGAGGGTTGTGTTCTTGTCACAAGGGAAGGTGTCATCCCTGCCCTTGTTGATCTGTCGGTGAATGGGACTGAGGTGGCAAGAGCATCTTCAGCCAGGCTGCTCCGACTCCTGACAGAATCAGGGCTAAGTCCTGCTGCTGATGGTGTAATAGAAAGCTCGCCCAATGGCTCGATTTGCAAACAACCGATATCCAAGTCAGCTCGGTACATCCCAAGAAAGCTCAACATTTTCTCCAGACCTAGGTCACCATTCGTTAGCTCTCGTCTGAGAACTTTGTaa
- the LOC124687694 gene encoding phenylcoumaran benzylic ether reductase Pyrc5-like — translation MASAAVEGKSRVLVIGGTGYIGRFIVAASAREGHPTAVLVRDLTPADATKAAVLQGFRDAGVTLVKGDLYDHESLVSAIKSADVVISTVGSLQIPDQTRIIAAIKEAGNVKRFFPSEFGNDVDHVNAVEPAKSIFALKAHIRRAIEAEGIPYTYVSSNFFAGYFLPTLGQVGVTGPPTDKVLILGDGNVKGVFSVEDDVGTYTVKAVDDPRTLNKTLYLRPPSNTLTHNELVSLWEKKHGKTFERIYIPEDEVLKQIQESPVPLNIVLSISHSAWVKGDHTNFEIEPSFGVEATELYPDVKYVTVDEYLNRFI, via the exons ATGGCGTCGGCAGCGGTAGAGGGGAAGAGCCGGGTGCTGGTGATAGGCGGCACGGGCTACATTGGCCGCTTCATCGTCGCCGCCAGCGCACGCGAGGGCCACCCCACCGCCGTCCTCGTTCGCGATCTCACGCCCGCCGACGCGACCAAGGCAGCCGTCCTCCAGGGCTTCCGCGATGCTGGCGTCACCCTCGTCAAG GGTGATCTATATGACCATGAGAGCCTGGTGTCAGCCATCAAGTCCGCAGATGTTGTGATCTCGACCGTGGGTTCCCTACAGATACCAGATCAAACCCGCATTATCGCGGCAATCAAGGAAGCTGGGAATGTAAAG AGATTCTTCCCTTCAGAGTTTGGTAATGATGTGGACCATGTAAATGCGGTTGAGCCTGCAAAGTCGATATTTGCTTTGAAAGCTCATATAAGGCGTGCCATTGAGGCTGAAGGGATTCCTTACACATACGTCTCTTCCAACTTCTTTGCTGGTTATTTCCTGCCAACCCTTGGACAGGTTGGGGTCACTGGACCACCAACTGACAAGGTTCTCATATTAGGTGATGGAAATGTAAAAG GAGTATTTTCCGTGGAGGACGACGTGGGCACATACACTGTTAAAGCTGTTGATGATCCAAGAACTCTAAACAAGACCCTGTATCTACGGCCGCCAAGCAACACTTTGACTCATAACGAGCTTGTCTCACTATGGGAGAAGAAACATGGGAAGACATTCGAGAGGATCTACATCCCGGAAGATGAAGTCCTGAAGCAGATTCAAG AGTCTCCGGTGCCTCTGAATATAGTACTATCAATCAGCCACTCTGCCTGGGTGAAGGGGGACCACACTAACTTTGAGATCGAGCCATCATTTGGAGTTGAAGCCACTGAGCTTTACCCCGATGTGAAATATGTTACCGTGGATGAATACCTAAACAGGTTCATTTGA
- the LOC124687804 gene encoding phenylcoumaran benzylic ether reductase Pyrc5-like → MASAAVEGKSRVLVIGGTGYIGRFIVAASAREGHPTAVLVRDAAPADPAKAAVLQGFRDAGVTLVVGDIYDHQSLVAAIKSADVVISAVGYALLPDQTLIIAAIKEAGNVKRFFPSEFGNDVDHVHAVEPAKSMFGAKARIRRSIEAEGIPYTYVSSNFFASRFLPSLAQIGVTGPPTDKILILGDGNVKGVFSLEEDVGTYTIKAVDDPRTLNKILYLRPSNNTLSHNQLVSLWEKKVGKTIERVYIPEDEVLKQIQESPVPLNIVLSISHSAWVKGDHTNFEIEPSFGVEATELYPDVKYVTVDEYLNRFI, encoded by the exons ATGGCGTCGGCGGCGGTAGAGGGGAAGAGCCGGGTGCTGGTGATCGGCGGCACGGGGTACATCGGCAGGTTCATCGTCGCCGCCAGCGCACGAGAGGGCCACCCCACCGCCGTCCTCGTTCGCGACGCCGCGCCCGCCGACCCAGCCAAGGCCGCGGTCCTCCAGGGCTTCAGGGATGCAGGCGTCACTCTCGTCGTG GGTGATATATATGACCATCAGAGCCTGGTGGCAGCTATCAAATCCGCCGATGTTGTGATCTCGGCTGTGGGTTACGCGCTGTTACCAGATCAAACTCTCATTATTGCGGCAATTAAGGAAGCTGGGAATGTAAAG AGATTCTTCCCGTCAGAGTTTGGTAATGATGTGGATCATGTACATGCAGTCGAGCCTGCAAAGTCAATGTTTGGTGCGAAAGCTCGTATAAGGCGTTCCATCGAAGCTGAAGGAATTCCCTACACATATGTCTCTTCCAACTTCTTTGCTAGTCGTTTTCTGCCAAGTCTTGCACAGATTGGGGTCACTGGACCCCCAACTGACAAGATTCTCATTTTAGGAGATGGTAATGTGAAAG GAGTATTTTCCTTGGAGGAGGACGTGGGCACATACACTATTAAAGCTGTAGATGATCCAAGGACCTTGAACAAGATCCTATATCTGAGGCCATCAAACAACACTTTGTCTCATAACCAGCTTGTCTCGCTTTGGGAGAAGAAAGTTGGGAAAACAATTGAGAGGGTGTACATCCCAGAAGACGAAGTCCTGAAGCAGATTCAAG AGTCTCCGGTGCCGCTGAATATAGTACTATCAATCAGCCACTCTGCCTGGGTGAAGGGGGACCACACTAACTTTGAGATCGAGCCATCATTTGGAGTTGAAGCCACTGAGCTTTACCCCGATGTGAAATATGTTACCGTGGATGAATACCTAAATAGGTTCATTTGA